The following is a genomic window from Verrucosispora sp. WMMD573.
CCCGGCGGCGGGCCCGGGTCACCACGATCCGCTCGGCCGCCATCCAGGAGAGGCCGGCCGGTGCCGGTCGCCACAGTCTCCGCCACCGCGTCACAGCTCACCGAGCCGGTAGCCGAGGCCGTGCACGGTGCGGACCGCCGTCCGGCCGAGCTTGCGGCGCAGGTAGTACACGTAGGTGTCGACGATGGAGGTCGCTGCCGCCTCGTCGAAGACCCGACGGCGCAGCTCGGAGCGGGTGTGCACCGCCCGAGGGCGTACGGCCAGCGCGCGGAGCAGTTCGAACTCCCGGGCGGAGAGTGCCACCCGGGTACCGTCCGCCAGCACCACGTCACGCAGGCCCAGGTCAAGCCGACCGCCGCCGATCGGCAGCGCCTCGGCACCGTCCGACGTACGTCTGCAGAGCGCCCGTATCCGGGCACTGAGCTCGTCCAGGTCGAACGGCTTGATCAGGTAGTCGTCGGCACCCGCGTTCAGGCCGGCCACCCGGTCGTCGACGGTGCCGAGCGCGGTCAGCAGCAACGCGCGGGCGCCGATCGCGCGGGATCGCAGCCGGGTCAGCAGGTTGAGCCCGTCGAGCGCCGGCAGCAGGCGATCGATCACCAT
Proteins encoded in this region:
- a CDS encoding response regulator transcription factor, which translates into the protein MLQVSGASPGVHRLLLVEDDAELADMLTEVLVDEGYQVDVARDGQRGLHLGLTRPYDVMVIDRLLPALDGLNLLTRLRSRAIGARALLLTALGTVDDRVAGLNAGADDYLIKPFDLDELSARIRALCRRTSDGAEALPIGGGRLDLGLRDVVLADGTRVALSAREFELLRALAVRPRAVHTRSELRRRVFDEAAATSIVDTYVYYLRRKLGRTAVRTVHGLGYRLGEL